One Acidimicrobiia bacterium genomic region harbors:
- a CDS encoding MBL fold metallo-hydrolase encodes MKQEALPASREVKEVAPGVIRVQLPINFTGLGHTNMYVLEDERGAAVIDTGLPGRAGWAAVRSGMKAAGVPLRRVHTIMITHSHPDHFGNAARIADVAGADVLAHNSFQIWWTPDNHTEAILDDEMRDRHQAARLGRMPWHGTSDRLPTGRRVRAWWMRNMAHRMFRSPTPTRRLSDGEHLVLGNRILQTVHTPGHTIDHLCWFEPATGVLFSGDHVLPTITPHIAGIGAGPDPLAEYVESLAKTVALPGVSVVLPAHGNPITDLAGRAASITEHHEQRLDQLRAVIDASEPMTVQSMAGELFPKRLMGFMAESETFAHLEHLRLLGEVERVEVDGRILFGAADN; translated from the coding sequence ATGAAGCAGGAGGCCCTTCCCGCCTCGCGCGAGGTCAAGGAGGTCGCTCCGGGCGTCATCAGGGTGCAGCTTCCGATCAACTTCACCGGACTCGGGCACACCAACATGTACGTCCTCGAGGATGAGCGCGGCGCGGCCGTCATCGATACGGGTCTACCCGGCAGAGCGGGGTGGGCGGCGGTCCGGTCCGGAATGAAAGCGGCGGGCGTGCCGCTGCGTCGCGTGCACACCATCATGATCACGCACTCACATCCGGACCATTTCGGCAACGCGGCGAGAATCGCAGATGTTGCCGGGGCCGATGTGCTGGCCCACAACTCGTTTCAGATCTGGTGGACCCCCGACAACCACACCGAGGCGATCCTCGACGACGAGATGCGTGACCGGCATCAAGCTGCCCGCCTGGGTCGAATGCCGTGGCATGGAACATCCGACCGGCTTCCAACCGGCCGCCGGGTGCGCGCCTGGTGGATGCGCAACATGGCGCATCGCATGTTCCGCAGCCCGACACCGACCAGGCGCCTCTCCGATGGTGAGCATCTCGTGCTGGGAAACCGCATTCTGCAGACTGTTCACACTCCGGGACATACCATCGATCACCTGTGCTGGTTCGAACCTGCGACCGGAGTCCTGTTCAGCGGCGATCACGTGTTGCCGACCATTACCCCGCACATTGCCGGAATCGGCGCAGGCCCGGATCCCCTTGCCGAGTACGTGGAGAGCCTCGCCAAGACGGTCGCGCTGCCGGGTGTCTCAGTCGTGCTTCCGGCCCACGGGAACCCGATCACCGACCTGGCCGGGCGGGCCGCCTCGATAACAGAACACCATGAGCAACGACTCGATCAGCTGCGAGCGGTCATCGATGCTTCGGAACCCATGACCGTTCAGAGCATGGCCGGCGAACTGTTTCCCAAACGTCTTATGGGTTTCATGGCCGAGAGTGAGACTTTCGCACACCTCGAGCATCTCCGCTTGCTCGGCGAAGTCGAGCGGGTGGAAGTGGACGGACGCATCCTCTTCGGGGCAGCGGACAACTGA
- a CDS encoding acyl-CoA dehydrogenase family protein, giving the protein MDFLETQEQTMLRQAIADIAGGFGHEYYAERGRRGEKVEELWEALSAGGFIGVNIPEEYGGGGMGIYELSIVCEELAVQGLPLLILIVSPAIAGSIITKFGTDGQKQRWLPGIASGERRIAFAITEPDAGSNSHRLSTTAKRDGDVYRLNGQKYYISAVDEADDVLVVTRTGTDETTGKAQLSLFVVAVDTPGLTMQKIDMEMVSPENQYTLFFDNVEVPADRLVGTEGDGLRQVFQGLNPERITGAAIGAGLGRYALDKAAAYARERKVWDVPIGTHQGIAHPLAKAKVEVELARLMIYKAAWQYDNGHDAAEAANMAKYAIGEAAMEALDLAIQTHGGNGLSSEYGLADLWGNVRLLRTAPISREMILNFVAQHSLGLPKSY; this is encoded by the coding sequence GTGGACTTCCTGGAGACTCAAGAGCAAACGATGCTGCGGCAGGCGATTGCCGATATCGCAGGCGGCTTCGGTCACGAGTACTACGCCGAGCGAGGGCGGCGGGGCGAGAAGGTCGAAGAGCTGTGGGAAGCGCTTTCCGCCGGTGGTTTCATAGGGGTCAACATCCCTGAGGAGTACGGCGGCGGGGGGATGGGGATCTATGAACTCTCGATCGTCTGCGAGGAACTCGCAGTTCAAGGGCTGCCCCTGCTGATACTCATCGTCTCACCGGCGATCGCCGGTTCGATCATCACCAAGTTCGGGACCGACGGTCAGAAGCAGAGGTGGCTTCCCGGAATAGCCTCCGGCGAGCGGCGCATCGCTTTCGCCATCACCGAACCCGATGCCGGCTCGAACTCGCATCGCTTGTCCACCACCGCCAAACGCGACGGAGATGTCTACCGGCTCAACGGTCAGAAGTACTACATCTCGGCGGTCGATGAAGCCGACGACGTCCTCGTCGTGACCAGGACGGGAACCGATGAGACCACCGGCAAGGCACAACTGTCGCTGTTCGTGGTCGCGGTGGACACGCCCGGCCTCACCATGCAGAAGATCGACATGGAGATGGTTTCACCGGAGAATCAATACACGCTGTTCTTCGACAATGTCGAAGTCCCGGCCGATCGACTGGTCGGCACGGAAGGCGACGGGCTCCGGCAGGTATTCCAGGGACTCAATCCGGAGAGGATCACAGGCGCGGCGATCGGGGCCGGCCTCGGCCGGTACGCTCTCGACAAGGCGGCGGCGTACGCCCGTGAGCGAAAGGTGTGGGACGTCCCCATCGGAACCCACCAGGGCATCGCCCATCCCCTGGCCAAGGCAAAGGTGGAGGTAGAGCTCGCCAGGCTGATGATCTACAAAGCTGCCTGGCAGTACGACAACGGCCACGATGCCGCCGAAGCGGCCAACATGGCTAAGTACGCAATCGGCGAAGCGGCGATGGAAGCCCTCGACCTGGCCATACAGACCCACGGCGGCAACGGACTCAGCTCCGAATACGGTCTCGCCGACTTGTGGGGCAACGTCCGTCTTCTCCGCACCGCGCCCATCAGCCGAGAGATGATTCTCAACTTCGTCGCCCAGCATTCCCTCGGACTGCCGAAGTCCTACTGA
- a CDS encoding acetoacetate--CoA ligase gives MRADVTEGTVLWEPSDERRAASNLTGFLAWLRRARGLDFSDYGALWEWSVADLEAFWGALWEYFGIDSSYERVLGDATMPGARWFEGARLNYAERALSRRDDHTAVIATDESGAVEKLTYAELADRVAAAAAGLRRLGVGKGDRVAALMPNIPETLVAFLATASLGAVWSSCSPEFGLGAIAHRFEQIEPKVLVSVDGYRFGGRAFDRLDVVEQVRGRLPSLAATVILSRLGLDRPADTLSWEALTADPEPLSFERVPFDHPLWVLYSSGTTGLPKPIVHPQGGILLQHLKDLSLQMDLGESDRFFWYTSTGWMMWNYLVSGLLVGSTIVLYDGSPGYPDLDALWRMAERLKVTYFGTSAPFIHACLKADLDPGQSYDLSMLRSVGSTGAPLSPEGFVWVYERVNDDVLLGSVSGGTDLCAAFIGSCPLLPVRAGEIQCRYLGAAVEAFDVEGRPVVDEVGELAVTAPMPSMPVFFWNDPDGESYRSSYFEMFPGVWRHGDWIKIAPDGRCVVYGRSDSTLNRGGVRTGTSEFYRVVDGFTEIEDSLVIDTGQLGREDSLLLFVVMRTGHDLTPDLRERLKSAIRTELSPRHVPDEIHRIADVPRTLNGKKMEVPVKRILAGLPVEKAARTDAMANPEALEAFADWAGRHR, from the coding sequence ATGCGCGCGGATGTCACCGAAGGGACGGTCTTGTGGGAACCCTCGGACGAACGCCGCGCAGCCTCCAACCTCACCGGGTTCCTTGCCTGGCTCCGCCGCGCCCGCGGACTCGATTTCAGCGACTACGGGGCTCTGTGGGAGTGGTCGGTGGCCGATCTCGAGGCTTTTTGGGGGGCGCTGTGGGAGTACTTCGGAATCGACTCCTCCTACGAGCGGGTCCTGGGCGACGCCACGATGCCCGGGGCCAGGTGGTTCGAGGGAGCCCGGCTCAACTACGCCGAACGTGCCCTCTCGAGACGGGATGATCACACGGCCGTGATCGCCACGGACGAGAGCGGCGCCGTGGAGAAGTTGACTTACGCGGAACTGGCCGATCGTGTGGCGGCTGCGGCCGCCGGACTTCGCCGGCTCGGAGTCGGCAAAGGCGACCGTGTGGCCGCCTTGATGCCGAACATTCCGGAGACCCTGGTGGCCTTCCTGGCCACTGCCAGTCTCGGTGCCGTCTGGTCGAGCTGCTCGCCCGAGTTCGGGCTCGGAGCAATCGCCCACCGTTTCGAGCAGATCGAGCCCAAGGTCCTGGTATCCGTAGACGGCTACCGATTCGGGGGAAGAGCGTTCGACCGCCTCGACGTCGTTGAGCAGGTACGGGGGCGATTACCGTCCCTGGCGGCCACCGTGATCCTGAGCCGTTTGGGACTGGATCGTCCGGCGGACACCTTGAGTTGGGAAGCACTGACCGCGGATCCCGAACCACTGAGCTTCGAGCGAGTCCCGTTCGATCACCCGCTCTGGGTGCTGTACTCGTCCGGTACCACAGGTCTGCCCAAGCCGATCGTGCACCCGCAAGGAGGGATTCTCCTTCAACACCTCAAGGATCTGAGCCTGCAAATGGACCTCGGAGAGTCCGACCGGTTCTTCTGGTACACGTCGACCGGGTGGATGATGTGGAACTACCTCGTGTCCGGCCTGCTGGTGGGCTCCACGATCGTCTTGTACGACGGCAGTCCCGGCTATCCGGACCTCGACGCCCTGTGGCGAATGGCCGAGCGTTTGAAAGTGACCTACTTCGGGACTTCGGCTCCGTTCATCCACGCATGCCTCAAAGCCGACCTCGATCCCGGGCAGAGCTACGACCTATCGATGTTGCGCAGCGTCGGCTCGACCGGTGCCCCGCTGTCCCCGGAGGGATTCGTCTGGGTCTACGAGCGGGTGAACGACGATGTGCTCCTCGGATCGGTCAGCGGCGGCACCGATCTTTGTGCGGCGTTCATCGGCTCGTGCCCCTTGCTTCCGGTCAGGGCCGGCGAAATACAGTGCCGCTATCTCGGGGCCGCGGTGGAGGCATTCGACGTTGAAGGACGACCGGTAGTCGATGAGGTGGGCGAGCTGGCGGTGACTGCGCCGATGCCGTCTATGCCCGTCTTCTTCTGGAATGATCCGGATGGAGAGAGCTACCGATCGAGCTACTTCGAAATGTTCCCGGGTGTCTGGCGCCATGGCGACTGGATAAAGATCGCACCGGACGGGAGGTGCGTGGTTTACGGGCGATCGGATTCGACCCTCAACCGGGGCGGCGTCAGAACCGGTACCAGTGAGTTCTACCGGGTCGTCGATGGATTCACCGAGATAGAGGACAGCCTCGTCATCGATACCGGCCAACTGGGCAGGGAGGACAGTCTGCTGCTGTTCGTCGTCATGAGGACCGGCCACGATTTGACCCCCGATCTCCGGGAGAGGCTCAAGTCGGCCATCCGCACCGAGCTGTCTCCACGACACGTTCCCGACGAGATTCATCGGATAGCCGACGTTCCCCGCACCCTGAACGGCAAGAAGATGGAGGTTCCGGTGAAGCGTATCCTTGCCGGGCTGCCCGTCGAGAAGGCGGCACGGACCGACGCGATGGCCAACCCGGAAGCTCTGGAGGCGTTTGCCGACTGGGCGGGGCGACATAGGTGA
- a CDS encoding thiolase domain-containing protein (Catalyzes the synthesis of acetoacetyl coenzyme A from two molecules of acetyl coenzyme A. It can also act as a thiolase, catalyzing the reverse reaction and generating two-carbon units from the four-carbon product of fatty acid oxidation), whose product MRPVYALSGGVSKFAKARPDKTFQAIVKEAYDYAIADIGIDFPAFTRAVDGSVASYFSDHFSRQLMAGIMAQDYLGLVPKPSHRVEGGGATGGLCFQEAWKSIASGHMDVCAAYGFETMSHVETWKGNEFIALASDVSWDYPVGGFYSGYYAMMVTRHMKEYGTTVEQMAAVSVKNHLNAYHNPYAQKRNRYTIEDVRNSPMVAWPLTRLDICVMSDGAAAVIFASEDGIERLEAAGAEIPRPLVQVTGIGRGTDAMRMSDRPHVDYETFMQDYATDQERSSEDTRNHYRSLWDRGTRYPGVHSFRAGRTAGNMAYRHAGITDPLEELDFVELHDAYTSSEIQTYEDLGLCRYGEGGEFAASGKAFMPGIEYGLDLTSDPVCPVNPSGGLIACGHPVGATGLMQGVFAIWQLQNTIGKHFGDETLQVSDARRGAIHSHAGTGTYVTVSILEREGNR is encoded by the coding sequence ATGCGACCCGTGTACGCACTGTCTGGTGGTGTATCCAAGTTCGCCAAAGCCAGACCCGACAAGACCTTTCAGGCAATTGTCAAAGAGGCCTACGACTACGCCATCGCCGACATCGGCATCGACTTCCCGGCCTTCACGAGAGCGGTGGACGGTTCGGTGGCTTCCTACTTCTCGGATCACTTCTCACGCCAACTGATGGCGGGCATCATGGCCCAGGACTATCTGGGACTCGTGCCCAAGCCGTCGCATCGGGTGGAGGGCGGCGGTGCCACGGGAGGCCTGTGCTTCCAGGAGGCTTGGAAGTCGATTGCGTCCGGACACATGGATGTGTGCGCGGCGTACGGTTTTGAGACCATGAGCCACGTCGAGACCTGGAAGGGAAACGAGTTCATCGCACTGGCCTCGGATGTGTCCTGGGACTATCCGGTCGGGGGCTTCTACTCGGGCTACTACGCCATGATGGTGACCCGCCACATGAAGGAGTACGGCACGACCGTCGAGCAGATGGCGGCCGTCTCGGTCAAGAACCATCTCAACGCGTACCACAATCCGTACGCGCAGAAACGCAACCGGTACACCATCGAGGATGTCCGCAACTCGCCGATGGTGGCCTGGCCGCTGACGCGGCTGGACATCTGCGTAATGTCCGACGGGGCGGCGGCCGTGATCTTCGCTTCCGAAGACGGCATCGAAAGGCTGGAAGCCGCCGGAGCCGAGATCCCCCGGCCGCTGGTGCAGGTGACCGGCATCGGTCGCGGTACCGACGCCATGCGCATGTCGGATCGCCCGCACGTCGACTACGAGACTTTCATGCAGGACTACGCAACAGACCAGGAGAGGTCTTCCGAGGACACTCGCAACCACTATCGCTCTCTGTGGGACCGCGGCACCCGTTATCCGGGCGTCCACTCTTTCCGGGCCGGGCGGACCGCCGGCAATATGGCCTACAGGCATGCGGGGATCACAGATCCCCTCGAAGAGCTCGATTTCGTGGAACTCCACGATGCCTACACATCGAGCGAAATCCAGACGTATGAGGACCTTGGTCTGTGCCGCTACGGCGAGGGAGGGGAGTTTGCCGCCTCCGGCAAGGCGTTCATGCCCGGCATCGAATACGGACTCGACCTGACCTCCGACCCGGTGTGCCCGGTCAATCCGTCCGGAGGCCTGATTGCCTGCGGCCACCCGGTCGGAGCCACCGGACTGATGCAGGGGGTGTTCGCCATCTGGCAACTCCAGAACACGATCGGCAAGCACTTCGGAGACGAGACTCTCCAGGTCTCAGACGCCCGCCGGGGTGCCATTCACTCGCATGCTGGAACGGGCACCTACGTCACCGTCAGCATTCTGGAAAGGGAGGGAAACCGATGA
- a CDS encoding OB-fold domain-containing protein: protein MSDARREETLGGFVVHGVPFPVETDPDALAFLKRMTPIQIEQQYSITYLHSYGQDSPWFAGASNKRLLASREPDSGYAYATPRGHDMYTGRETEWIDVTDRTATVHAFTVCYFGSEEFLPDTPFVLALIEYEGVNTLFLTRLIGLDHTQASLEWIGREVQPRFLRNSKLKPTDVYFVPA from the coding sequence ATGAGCGACGCACGTCGAGAAGAGACACTGGGCGGCTTCGTCGTCCATGGAGTTCCTTTCCCGGTCGAGACCGACCCGGACGCGCTGGCCTTCCTCAAGCGGATGACTCCGATCCAGATCGAACAGCAGTACTCGATCACCTATCTGCACTCGTACGGACAGGACAGCCCCTGGTTCGCCGGTGCGTCCAACAAGAGGCTGCTGGCCTCGCGGGAACCCGACTCGGGATACGCCTACGCCACTCCGCGCGGCCACGACATGTACACCGGGCGGGAAACCGAGTGGATCGATGTAACGGACCGCACGGCGACCGTGCACGCCTTCACGGTGTGCTATTTCGGGTCGGAGGAGTTCCTGCCCGATACGCCTTTCGTGCTGGCGCTGATCGAGTATGAAGGCGTGAACACGTTGTTCCTCACGAGGCTGATCGGCCTGGATCACACGCAGGCGTCACTCGAGTGGATAGGAAGGGAAGTGCAACCCCGCTTCCTGAGAAACAGCAAGCTGAAACCGACCGACGTCTACTTCGTGCCTGCCTGA
- a CDS encoding DUF6498-containing protein, with the protein MRDSAEAGWFDNSLRALVASNVATMIIALVEGWSLSPLLFIYWAQSVVIGAFHVRRILNLDEFTTTGLKMNGRPVRPGVRAQRQIAGFFAVHYGFFHLVYLVFVLTGVNSDGGFASGAWWALVGGVLVFAVNHYFSYVQNRELDGRGKPNIGTMLFLPYARILPMHLLIVMGATIGGESRTALIIFIVLKTVADAVMHIVEHRTLRKVAVVSSES; encoded by the coding sequence GTGAGGGACAGCGCCGAAGCGGGCTGGTTCGACAACTCTTTGCGCGCCCTCGTCGCTTCGAACGTGGCGACGATGATCATCGCCCTCGTGGAGGGCTGGTCGCTCTCACCGTTGCTCTTCATCTACTGGGCGCAGAGTGTGGTGATCGGCGCCTTTCACGTCCGGCGGATTCTCAATCTCGATGAGTTCACAACCACCGGCCTGAAGATGAACGGCCGGCCGGTGAGGCCGGGTGTCAGGGCACAGCGGCAGATCGCCGGATTCTTTGCCGTGCACTACGGCTTCTTCCACCTGGTCTACCTGGTCTTCGTACTCACCGGGGTCAATTCCGACGGAGGATTCGCCTCCGGCGCCTGGTGGGCGCTGGTCGGAGGAGTGCTCGTCTTCGCCGTCAACCACTACTTCTCGTACGTGCAGAACCGCGAGTTGGACGGGCGGGGCAAGCCGAACATCGGAACGATGTTGTTCCTTCCTTACGCACGGATCCTGCCCATGCATCTGCTGATCGTGATGGGCGCCACGATCGGCGGTGAGAGCCGGACCGCACTGATCATCTTCATCGTGCTCAAGACCGTCGCCGACGCGGTCATGCACATCGTCGAGCACAGGACGCTACGAAAGGTCGCCGTGGTGAGTTCTGAGTCCTAG
- a CDS encoding aldehyde dehydrogenase family protein: protein MTITTGSIVHPEGPHSIKASSTEELDAAVEVLRANKGSWAATSIERRIAYLEGIMERTAAVAEKWVRAACSAKGISFDAPVAAEEWHGGPVLLIRNARLLKDALADVARHGSPQYPGPVTTRKGQTIVKVFPTDIYDRLLWTGLTGEIWMEPGVSPAQLASTQAVIYQPDQDASCDVALVLGAGNVACIPAMDSMYKLFVENDVVALKMNPVNEYLGPILTEAFSELIEAGFLRILYGGATEGYYLCHHEGIGKVHITGSDKTHDSIVFGMGEEGKRRKAANDPHLGKPIASELGNVTPVIVVPGPWSDSDVAYQGKNIASMLTHNAGFNCIAARVVVTPESWSLREPLLAAIRDGLDATPDRPAYYPGAEDRWKLFVDEHPEAGRYGEAGAGTVPWTFIEGLRADNEADVCFTTEAFTGLFGEAPLPSSGSDIEFLERAVEFCNEKLWGQLGATLIIHPKTLKQPGFAAALEEAIGNLRYGTVAVNIWVGLGYALTSTSWGAFPGNTMENIGSGIGVVHNTYLFDRVEKSVVRALFKQPVKPLWFPDHKRANDVTRRLVDMEMRPSPSKLPGIFWSALRG, encoded by the coding sequence GTGACCATAACCACCGGCAGCATCGTTCACCCTGAGGGTCCTCACTCGATCAAGGCCTCGTCGACGGAGGAGTTGGATGCCGCCGTCGAGGTGTTGCGGGCAAACAAGGGTTCGTGGGCGGCTACATCGATCGAGCGGCGAATCGCCTACCTCGAGGGCATCATGGAGCGCACTGCCGCCGTTGCGGAGAAGTGGGTGCGGGCCGCTTGTTCGGCGAAGGGTATCTCGTTCGATGCTCCGGTGGCCGCCGAGGAGTGGCACGGTGGACCGGTACTCCTCATTCGCAATGCGCGTCTCCTCAAGGACGCTCTGGCCGACGTCGCCCGGCACGGTTCTCCTCAGTACCCCGGTCCGGTCACCACCCGCAAGGGACAGACGATTGTCAAGGTCTTTCCGACCGACATCTACGACAGGTTGCTGTGGACCGGACTCACCGGAGAGATCTGGATGGAGCCGGGCGTTTCCCCCGCGCAGCTCGCAAGTACGCAGGCGGTCATCTATCAACCCGACCAAGACGCCTCCTGTGACGTTGCTCTGGTCCTCGGCGCGGGCAACGTCGCCTGTATCCCGGCGATGGACTCCATGTACAAGCTGTTCGTGGAGAACGATGTGGTTGCCCTGAAGATGAATCCGGTCAACGAGTATCTGGGGCCGATCCTCACCGAAGCCTTCTCGGAGCTCATCGAGGCCGGGTTCTTGCGCATTCTCTACGGGGGAGCGACCGAGGGTTATTACCTGTGCCACCATGAAGGTATCGGAAAGGTACATATCACCGGATCCGACAAGACCCACGATTCGATCGTCTTCGGCATGGGCGAAGAGGGAAAGCGCAGGAAGGCCGCCAACGATCCTCACCTGGGCAAGCCGATCGCATCTGAATTAGGAAATGTCACGCCGGTGATAGTCGTACCGGGACCCTGGTCTGATTCGGACGTCGCCTATCAGGGCAAGAACATCGCATCGATGCTCACTCACAACGCCGGCTTCAACTGCATCGCGGCTCGCGTCGTGGTGACACCGGAGAGCTGGAGTCTCCGGGAACCGCTCCTTGCCGCGATCAGGGATGGCCTCGACGCCACTCCGGATCGCCCCGCCTACTACCCGGGTGCCGAGGACCGTTGGAAGCTGTTTGTCGATGAGCATCCAGAAGCCGGCAGATACGGGGAGGCAGGAGCCGGCACCGTTCCCTGGACGTTCATCGAGGGCCTCCGCGCCGACAACGAGGCCGATGTCTGTTTCACAACTGAGGCCTTCACCGGACTGTTCGGCGAGGCACCTCTGCCGTCCTCCGGGTCCGACATCGAGTTCCTCGAGCGGGCCGTCGAGTTCTGCAACGAGAAGCTGTGGGGCCAGTTGGGCGCCACTCTGATCATCCACCCGAAGACCCTCAAGCAGCCCGGCTTCGCGGCTGCCTTGGAAGAGGCGATTGGAAACCTGCGCTACGGCACTGTGGCCGTCAACATCTGGGTCGGCCTCGGCTACGCGCTGACGAGCACGTCGTGGGGTGCCTTTCCCGGCAACACGATGGAGAACATCGGCAGCGGTATCGGAGTCGTCCACAACACTTATCTGTTCGATCGGGTGGAGAAGAGCGTTGTGAGAGCCCTGTTCAAACAGCCCGTCAAGCCACTGTGGTTCCCCGACCACAAGCGAGCCAACGACGTCACGCGCCGGTTGGTGGACATGGAGATGCGACCCTCCCCGTCGAAGCTCCCCGGCATCTTCTGGTCGGCGCTGCGGGGGTGA
- a CDS encoding homoserine O-acetyltransferase, producing MNPSAASVGPVETQFVTFEDGLPLRGGDRLQPATVAYEVYGNLNEDRSNAVLVFHALTGSQHAAGFNEGFPAVSERWNEEVRIGWWDGFIGPGRALDTRKFAVICANYIGSCYGSTGPASIDPATGRPYGSSFPRLSLTDVVDSQVALLDHLGVDRLHAAIGGSVGGLMALSLATRYPDRVGVVIPIAAGLGVTALQRIHNFEQALAIENDPLFNGGDYYGGPHPERGLALARMIGHKTFVSLKAMEERARSEVVDRNETGGYVKITNPLESYMWHQGTKLVRRFDANSYLHILELWQTFDLLEQAGETSFDELFKRCREQQFMVFSIDSDVCFYPDEQEELAAALKRAGVPVRRITVHSERGHDAFLLEPELFAPHLRDSLGTA from the coding sequence GTGAACCCGTCGGCCGCTTCGGTCGGCCCGGTCGAAACACAGTTCGTCACGTTCGAGGACGGATTGCCCCTGCGCGGCGGGGATCGCCTGCAGCCGGCCACGGTCGCATACGAGGTATACGGGAATCTGAACGAGGACCGGTCGAACGCAGTCCTGGTGTTTCACGCGCTCACCGGCAGTCAGCATGCGGCAGGGTTCAACGAAGGATTCCCTGCTGTGAGCGAACGATGGAACGAAGAGGTGCGGATCGGCTGGTGGGATGGTTTCATCGGACCGGGAAGGGCCTTGGACACGAGGAAGTTCGCAGTCATCTGCGCCAACTACATCGGCAGTTGCTATGGGTCGACGGGGCCTGCCTCGATCGACCCGGCAACCGGCCGACCGTATGGTTCGAGTTTCCCGCGCCTCAGCCTGACGGACGTCGTCGACAGTCAGGTCGCCCTCTTGGATCATCTCGGAGTCGACCGTCTCCACGCCGCCATCGGTGGGTCTGTCGGTGGGCTCATGGCATTGAGCCTGGCGACCCGGTATCCCGACCGTGTAGGTGTCGTCATACCGATCGCGGCCGGGCTGGGAGTGACGGCTCTCCAACGGATACACAATTTCGAGCAAGCGCTGGCGATCGAGAACGACCCTTTGTTCAACGGCGGCGACTACTACGGCGGCCCTCACCCTGAGCGAGGGCTCGCACTGGCCCGGATGATCGGCCACAAGACGTTCGTGTCGCTCAAGGCGATGGAGGAGCGGGCGCGTTCGGAAGTCGTCGATCGCAACGAAACCGGCGGATACGTAAAGATCACGAATCCGCTGGAGTCGTACATGTGGCATCAGGGAACGAAACTCGTCCGCCGGTTCGACGCCAACAGCTACCTGCACATCTTGGAGTTGTGGCAAACCTTCGACCTTCTCGAGCAGGCGGGTGAGACCAGCTTCGACGAGTTGTTCAAGCGCTGTCGCGAACAGCAGTTCATGGTGTTCTCCATCGACTCGGACGTGTGCTTCTACCCGGACGAGCAAGAGGAACTGGCGGCCGCCTTGAAGCGAGCGGGCGTGCCCGTTCGGCGGATCACGGTGCATTCGGAGCGCGGTCACGACGCGTTCCTGTTGGAGCCGGAGCTGTTCGCCCCGCATCTGCGTGATTCGCTCGGTACCGCCTAG